A genomic window from Flavobacterium azooxidireducens includes:
- a CDS encoding ABC transporter permease subunit, with amino-acid sequence MNRIIKIILTDILKNKIVLVYTIVLSLLSWSAFGLEDNSAKGLLTILNVILFTVPLVSILFTTIYLYNSSEFIELLLSQPLKRNKIWQSLFFGLSASMVLAFFIGAGIPLLINAPNSVGLMMILVGCLISVVFIALAFLCSILTRDKAKGIGFAILTWLYFALLFDGLVLFLLFQLSEYPIEKAMVAVTALSPIDLARIQILLHLDVSAMMGYTGAIFKDFFGTTVGLFASFGLLVLWVIIPFYFSLRKFIRKDL; translated from the coding sequence ATGAACAGAATCATCAAAATTATATTAACAGACATCTTAAAAAACAAAATTGTTTTAGTTTATACGATTGTTTTAAGTCTGTTGTCTTGGAGTGCTTTTGGTTTAGAAGACAATAGTGCCAAAGGACTGTTAACCATTTTAAATGTTATTTTGTTTACGGTTCCGTTAGTGTCTATTTTGTTCACAACCATCTATTTATACAACAGTTCCGAATTTATCGAATTACTATTGAGTCAACCCCTCAAACGAAATAAAATCTGGCAAAGTTTATTTTTTGGTTTGAGTGCTTCGATGGTTTTGGCTTTTTTTATCGGAGCAGGAATTCCGTTGTTAATCAATGCACCAAATTCTGTTGGATTGATGATGATTTTAGTGGGATGTTTGATTTCCGTAGTGTTTATTGCGTTGGCTTTTTTATGTTCTATTCTAACTCGCGATAAAGCAAAAGGAATTGGATTTGCCATATTAACTTGGTTGTATTTTGCGTTACTTTTTGATGGATTAGTATTGTTTTTATTGTTTCAATTGTCCGAATATCCTATTGAAAAAGCTATGGTAGCTGTCACGGCATTAAGTCCGATAGATTTAGCCCGAATCCAAATATTACTGCATTTAGATGTGTCGGCTATGATGGGTTATACCGGTGCTATTTTTAAAGATTTTTTCGGAACAACGGTCGGACTTTTTGCTTCCTTCGGATTGTTGGTACTTTGGGTGATAATTCCGTTTTATTTCTCGTTACGAAAATTCATCCGAAAAGATTTGTAA
- a CDS encoding group III truncated hemoglobin, translating into MKKDIHNRNDIVKLVDTFYEKIKTDQVIGFLFNEIAQINWENHLPKMYDFWENVLFFTGNFDGNPMQKHKELHNKCPLSRTHFNHWNEVFRKTVDELFVGEKAEEIKMRAKNISDVIMYKTIQ; encoded by the coding sequence ATGAAAAAAGATATACACAACCGAAATGACATTGTCAAATTAGTGGATACGTTTTACGAAAAAATAAAAACAGATCAAGTAATTGGTTTTTTGTTTAATGAAATTGCTCAAATTAATTGGGAAAATCATTTGCCTAAAATGTATGATTTCTGGGAAAACGTATTGTTTTTTACCGGAAACTTCGACGGAAATCCGATGCAAAAACACAAAGAATTGCATAACAAATGTCCGCTTTCGCGTACTCATTTTAATCATTGGAATGAAGTTTTCAGAAAAACAGTAGACGAACTTTTTGTAGGTGAAAAAGCCGAAGAAATTAAAATGAGAGCCAAGAATATTTCGGATGTAATTATGTATAAAACCATTCAATAA
- the ric gene encoding iron-sulfur cluster repair di-iron protein, whose product MNTLEQLTVGEYVANDFRTAALFSKYGIDFCCKGNRTLEEVCIKKNINPADLENEINSVLESKNDNAIDFKSWSPTLLIDYIIEKHHSYVEEKSVVLLQFLDKLCKVHGERHPELFEINSLFKMSAGDLAQHMKKEELILFPFIQKMVKAQKDNQPIQEPHFGTVENPIAMMKDEHSIEGERFDKIATLTDGFTPPEDACSTYKVTYQMLKEFEQDLHKHIHLENNILFLKAIELQLQFQ is encoded by the coding sequence ATGAATACATTAGAACAATTAACCGTTGGCGAATATGTTGCCAACGACTTTAGAACGGCAGCTTTATTTTCTAAATATGGAATCGATTTTTGTTGCAAAGGCAATCGAACTTTAGAAGAAGTTTGCATCAAAAAAAATATTAATCCGGCTGATTTAGAGAATGAAATTAACTCTGTTTTAGAATCAAAAAACGATAATGCAATTGACTTTAAATCATGGTCACCCACATTACTAATCGATTATATCATAGAGAAACACCATTCGTATGTTGAAGAAAAATCAGTAGTATTGCTTCAGTTTTTAGACAAATTATGCAAAGTACATGGCGAACGTCATCCGGAACTTTTTGAAATCAATTCTTTGTTCAAAATGAGTGCGGGAGATTTAGCTCAACACATGAAAAAAGAAGAATTAATCCTTTTCCCGTTCATCCAAAAAATGGTAAAAGCACAAAAAGATAATCAACCCATTCAAGAACCACATTTTGGCACAGTTGAAAATCCAATTGCGATGATGAAAGATGAACATTCAATTGAAGGTGAACGATTTGATAAGATTGCCACTCTCACAGATGGATTTACACCACCCGAAGATGCTTGTTCTACCTACAAAGTTACCTATCAAATGCTAAAAGAGTTTGAACAAGATTTACACAAACATATTCATCTGGAAAATAATATTTTGTTTCTAAAAGCAATTGAATTACAATTACAATTTCAATAA
- a CDS encoding RrF2 family transcriptional regulator yields the protein MFSKSCEYAIKAAIFIAINSLLDRKVGSVDIAKEINSPEAFTAKILQKLSKDGIIHSVRGVNGGFFIPKKLISEIKLAQIVFAIDGDVAFKGCGLGMEKCNANHPCPLHEKFMSIRNDLRQMLETTNLEELAVGLKSGETFLKQ from the coding sequence ATGTTTTCAAAGTCGTGTGAATATGCCATAAAAGCCGCAATTTTTATTGCAATTAATTCTTTATTGGATAGGAAAGTAGGCTCTGTTGACATTGCAAAAGAAATTAATTCTCCCGAAGCTTTTACCGCCAAAATTCTTCAAAAACTATCAAAAGATGGCATAATTCATTCTGTAAGAGGAGTTAATGGAGGTTTTTTTATTCCAAAAAAATTAATTTCTGAAATTAAATTAGCTCAAATTGTCTTCGCTATTGATGGCGATGTTGCGTTCAAAGGTTGCGGATTAGGCATGGAAAAATGCAATGCAAATCATCCTTGTCCCTTACATGAAAAATTTATGTCTATTCGTAATGACCTAAGGCAAATGCTGGAAACCACAAATTTGGAAGAATTGGCAGTGGGTTTAAAATCCGGTGAAACTTTTTTAAAGCAATAA
- a CDS encoding fasciclin domain-containing protein, which translates to MKKTIQLLVLAGSILVLSCKQNNETPPTATPENGVDLSVGQSGVQDDVSNPNIVQVAVGSKDHSTLVAAVQAASLVDALSNAGPFTVFAPTNSAFDKLPKGTVEGLLKPEKKGDLENILGYHTYVGVLKAEYMQNDQEFDMVYGGKVKITKQGDKTFVNGSEIVASIPTSNGIIHVIGDVLLPK; encoded by the coding sequence ATGAAAAAAACAATTCAACTTCTCGTTTTAGCCGGTTCTATACTGGTGTTAAGTTGTAAGCAAAACAATGAAACTCCTCCAACTGCTACTCCAGAAAATGGTGTGGATTTAAGTGTGGGTCAATCCGGTGTTCAAGACGATGTTTCTAACCCAAATATTGTGCAAGTTGCGGTGGGAAGTAAAGACCATTCTACATTAGTAGCTGCTGTTCAAGCCGCAAGTTTAGTTGATGCCTTGAGCAATGCGGGACCGTTTACCGTTTTTGCTCCTACCAATTCTGCTTTTGATAAACTTCCTAAAGGAACTGTAGAAGGCTTATTAAAACCTGAAAAAAAGGGAGATTTAGAAAACATATTAGGGTATCACACCTATGTTGGCGTTTTAAAGGCCGAATACATGCAAAACGATCAAGAATTTGACATGGTTTATGGTGGAAAAGTTAAAATTACTAAACAAGGTGATAAAACGTTTGTAAATGGTTCTGAAATTGTTGCCAGTATTCCAACATCAAATGGAATTATTCATGTTATTGGTGATGTTTTATTGCCTAAATAA
- a CDS encoding Crp/Fnr family transcriptional regulator → MSLIKIAMQVDIDLLFTWGAIAKKYKKNDVIFYEDDLALFYYQIIEGSVRMYNSNDEGKEFTQGVFCEGNSFGEPPLFINEVYPTTAIASQDSIIIKLSKEKLMKILEDYPSVKLSFLELMAKRIYDKTVSSKQIINQKPEHRIKSFLENYKKQNQLCCSEKQLIPYTRQEIADFTGLRVETVIRTLSEMNKTKKVNIDKHKLYF, encoded by the coding sequence GTGTCTTTAATTAAAATTGCGATGCAAGTTGACATAGATTTACTTTTTACTTGGGGTGCTATCGCCAAAAAATATAAAAAAAACGATGTCATTTTTTATGAAGATGATTTGGCTTTATTTTATTATCAAATTATAGAAGGTTCCGTTCGTATGTATAATTCGAATGATGAAGGTAAAGAATTTACGCAAGGTGTTTTTTGTGAAGGAAATAGTTTTGGTGAACCACCGTTGTTTATAAATGAAGTATATCCAACAACTGCCATAGCATCCCAAGACAGTATTATCATCAAACTTTCAAAAGAAAAATTAATGAAAATATTAGAAGATTATCCTTCAGTGAAGTTATCTTTTTTGGAACTAATGGCGAAACGAATTTATGATAAAACTGTTTCAAGTAAACAAATTATCAATCAAAAACCGGAACATCGCATAAAATCATTCTTAGAGAATTATAAAAAACAAAACCAACTTTGTTGTTCAGAAAAACAACTTATTCCGTATACTAGACAAGAGATTGCCGATTTTACAGGTTTACGGGTTGAAACTGTAATTCGCACACTTTCTGAAATGAATAAAACAAAAAAAGTAAATATTGACAAGCACAAACTATATTTTTAA
- a CDS encoding TolC family protein, whose amino-acid sequence MKQLKNSLTIVMIIVVLSAFGQDTLKLSKTDLSTKLTEQNLQLKISNQTFESARSDYRQSNALFLPSISASHTAISTNNPLMAFGSKLNQEILTQADFNPALLNDPSQVQNYATKIEMLQPIFNADGLYERKAAKSKMEAYQLQTERTKEYLELEVNKAFMQLQLAYKAVEVLEKANSTSQANLNLVNNYFKQGMLQKTDVLDVQVRVNEIANQLTYAKSNVRNASDYLAFLLNEDTKGGIYKPVENLENEINPIVENAQLSTSRKDFLAMEKSTEAYKNMMTSGRMSFLPRLNAFGTYELYDTEIFQFGANGYTVGAQLSWNVFDGYKSIGKFEKSKVEFQKAETEAEQYKKQSQLELNKTNRQLADAQNKVTLSKLAFEQTQESFRIRQNRFAQGLEKTSDLLMTETQTAQKELEYLQAVFEYNFTKMYIEFLTK is encoded by the coding sequence ATGAAGCAATTAAAAAATAGTCTTACAATCGTGATGATCATAGTGGTGCTATCCGCTTTTGGTCAAGATACTTTAAAATTATCCAAAACCGATTTATCAACCAAATTGACAGAACAAAACTTGCAACTCAAAATTTCAAATCAAACGTTTGAATCGGCTCGTTCGGATTACCGTCAATCGAATGCACTTTTTTTGCCGAGTATTTCTGCTTCGCATACGGCAATTTCTACCAATAATCCGTTGATGGCTTTTGGTTCAAAATTAAATCAGGAAATTTTAACGCAAGCCGATTTTAATCCCGCTTTGTTGAATGATCCTAGCCAAGTGCAGAATTATGCAACCAAAATTGAAATGCTTCAACCCATTTTTAATGCCGATGGTTTATATGAAAGAAAAGCGGCCAAATCAAAAATGGAAGCCTATCAATTGCAAACAGAACGCACCAAAGAATATTTAGAATTGGAAGTAAACAAAGCCTTTATGCAACTTCAATTGGCTTACAAAGCAGTTGAGGTTTTAGAAAAAGCGAATTCTACTTCACAAGCCAATCTGAATTTGGTCAACAATTATTTCAAACAAGGAATGCTTCAAAAAACAGATGTGTTAGATGTGCAAGTGCGTGTGAATGAAATTGCCAATCAATTAACTTACGCCAAAAGTAATGTGCGAAATGCATCTGATTATTTGGCTTTTTTATTGAACGAAGATACCAAAGGCGGAATTTATAAACCGGTTGAAAATTTAGAAAACGAAATCAATCCAATAGTTGAAAATGCTCAATTATCAACATCAAGAAAAGATTTTTTAGCCATGGAAAAATCAACTGAAGCCTATAAAAATATGATGACTTCCGGAAGAATGAGTTTTTTACCTCGTTTGAATGCTTTTGGAACGTATGAATTATACGACACCGAAATCTTTCAATTTGGAGCAAATGGATACACAGTCGGAGCACAATTGTCTTGGAATGTATTTGACGGATACAAATCCATCGGAAAATTTGAAAAATCAAAAGTAGAATTTCAGAAAGCTGAAACCGAGGCAGAACAATACAAAAAACAAAGTCAGCTGGAATTGAACAAAACCAATCGTCAATTGGCCGATGCTCAAAACAAAGTAACACTTTCTAAATTAGCTTTTGAACAAACACAAGAAAGTTTCCGAATACGCCAAAATCGTTTTGCTCAAGGTTTAGAAAAAACTTCCGATTTATTGATGACAGAAACACAAACGGCTCAAAAGGAATTGGAATACTTACAAGCGGTTTTTGAATACAATTTCACCAAAATGTATATAGAATTTTTAACAAAATAA
- a CDS encoding efflux RND transporter periplasmic adaptor subunit, which yields MKIKITILSFLAAAFLFSCGSDQREVKTLPTIAVKVNSSVENTSSPFVTASGKIEAENSANVSTRMMGYVTKVHVKVGQKVGSGQLLVSINNTDLQAKKAQVDASILQATAGYNNAKKDYDRFVNLFSQQSASQKELDDMTARFEMAKAGLEGAKQMRNEVMAQFNYANITAPFSGVVTNTFIKEGDMANPGMPLVSVEGSGKLQVTAMVSETDISKIKQGMPVSIIIKSMNKKVAGKVSEVSLSAKNTGGQYLVKVNLDEMDKTILSGMFVNVQFPIEKIVDSKEDSEQVLVPESALVKQGQLTGIYTVANNTAILRWLRIGKTYGNKVEVLSGLSSKEPYIVSAEGKLFNGAKVQIN from the coding sequence ATGAAAATTAAAATAACAATCTTATCCTTTTTGGCAGCTGCATTCCTTTTTTCCTGCGGAAGCGACCAAAGAGAAGTTAAAACATTACCTACCATTGCAGTTAAAGTAAATAGTTCAGTTGAAAATACATCCAGTCCATTTGTAACAGCAAGCGGTAAAATTGAAGCCGAAAACAGTGCCAATGTAAGTACAAGAATGATGGGTTATGTAACTAAAGTTCATGTGAAAGTGGGACAAAAAGTGGGTTCTGGACAACTGTTGGTAAGTATCAATAATACAGATTTACAAGCCAAAAAAGCACAAGTAGATGCTTCCATTTTGCAAGCAACAGCCGGATATAATAATGCTAAAAAAGACTACGATCGTTTTGTAAACTTGTTTAGTCAACAAAGTGCTTCCCAAAAAGAATTAGACGATATGACCGCTCGTTTTGAAATGGCAAAAGCTGGTTTAGAAGGTGCCAAACAAATGCGAAACGAAGTCATGGCTCAATTTAATTATGCCAATATCACAGCACCATTTAGCGGAGTTGTTACAAATACTTTTATAAAAGAAGGCGACATGGCCAATCCGGGAATGCCGTTAGTGAGTGTGGAAGGTTCTGGGAAATTACAAGTAACCGCTATGGTTTCTGAAACTGATATTTCAAAAATTAAACAAGGAATGCCGGTTTCAATCATCATCAAATCAATGAATAAAAAAGTAGCCGGAAAAGTGTCGGAAGTGAGTTTATCAGCCAAAAACACTGGTGGACAATATTTAGTGAAAGTCAATTTAGATGAAATGGATAAAACCATTCTTTCCGGAATGTTTGTCAACGTGCAATTTCCAATTGAAAAAATTGTTGATTCAAAAGAAGATTCAGAACAAGTTTTAGTTCCCGAATCGGCATTAGTAAAACAAGGTCAGCTCACCGGAATTTATACAGTTGCCAACAATACCGCTATTTTAAGATGGTTAAGAATCGGAAAAACCTATGGCAATAAAGTCGAAGTACTTTCCGGATTATCCTCCAAAGAACCGTATATCGTTTCAGCAGAAGGTAAATTGTTTAACGGAGCAAAAGTTCAAATTAATTAA
- a CDS encoding efflux RND transporter permease subunit → MQEGISGKIANFFINSKLTILLMVALMVIGVYSSFLIPREEEPQINVPMADVMIGYPGATPAEVESRVIKPLEKVLSNIKGVEHLHSMAMNGQAMIIVQFYVGEDIERSYVKLYDELAKHEHIFPQGVYKPMVKTRSIDDVPMLGLTLWSEKYDDFEIRQLAEEVTSEIEKVKDVAITKEIGGRTRELKVILDKDKMAENKVDALGIMQMIQANNGSSQSGSFVQNDTEYLITTGKFLSNAEDVENLVVGINQNMPVYLKQVASIQDGPSTARSYVSFGYGKANEKFTNKPSEYPAVTISVGKVKGADAMKISDKILERVEQLKTNLIPDDVHVEVTRNYGETASHKVGELLLHLGVAILAVTILVMLAMGWRGGLVVFFSVPLTFALTLFSYYLLGYTLNRITLFALVFVVGIVVDDSIIIAENMHRHFKMKRLPFKQAAIYAINEVGNPTILATFTVIAAILPMAFVSGMMGPYMSPMPIGASIAMILSLFVALTVTPYLGYHLLREKDEQEHKEEQGLETSRIYKIYNKLERPFLESSKKRMVMLGITTVLLIGSVLMFFTKSVAVKMLPFDNKNEFQVVIDMPEGTTLERTAAVTKEIAQYLSTVPEVVDYQNYIGASAPITFNGLVRHYDLRGGSNMADIQVNLLHKEDRDLQSHDIAKIVRPEVQKIAKKYGANVKIIEVPPGPPVLSTLVAEIYGPDYKEQIKVAHHVKTILENTTDIVDIDWMVEDAQTEYKLEVDKEKAMLNGIAPQQVVGNLTYLLREMPVSNLYDERSNNPVGIVLSLSDQDKTSLQDIQNLKIKGAQGNVVPVSDLVKVTESTLQNTIYRKDQKRVVYVTADMAGDLESPVYAILGMEEKLKQITLPKGYSVNELYMEQPSDESNFTVKWDGEWQITLEVFRDLGVAFLVVILVIYMLIVGWFQNFKTPIVMMLAIPLSLVGIVLGHWLLGAFFTATSFIGMIALAGVMVRNSVLLIDFIEIRLNDGIELKQAIIEAGAVRTTPILLTTGAVVIGASIILFDPIFQGLAISLVAGAIVSTLLTLIVVPLIYYITERKKWQKNSD, encoded by the coding sequence ATGCAAGAAGGTATCTCAGGCAAAATTGCCAATTTCTTTATCAATTCCAAACTAACCATTTTATTGATGGTGGCCTTGATGGTGATTGGCGTATATAGTTCGTTCTTAATTCCAAGAGAAGAAGAACCACAAATTAATGTTCCAATGGCCGATGTAATGATTGGTTATCCGGGAGCAACACCGGCAGAAGTGGAAAGTCGAGTGATTAAACCGTTGGAGAAAGTTTTATCAAACATTAAAGGAGTTGAACATTTGCACAGCATGGCAATGAATGGTCAAGCCATGATTATTGTTCAGTTTTATGTAGGCGAAGACATTGAGCGTTCGTATGTGAAATTGTATGACGAATTAGCCAAACACGAACATATTTTTCCGCAAGGTGTTTATAAACCTATGGTAAAAACGCGTTCAATCGACGATGTTCCAATGTTAGGATTAACATTATGGAGTGAAAAATACGATGATTTTGAAATTCGACAATTGGCAGAAGAAGTTACTTCGGAAATTGAAAAAGTAAAAGATGTAGCTATTACCAAAGAAATTGGCGGACGAACCCGTGAATTAAAAGTTATTTTAGATAAAGATAAAATGGCCGAAAACAAAGTGGATGCGTTGGGAATTATGCAAATGATTCAAGCCAACAACGGTTCTTCGCAATCGGGAAGCTTTGTGCAAAATGACACGGAATATCTAATCACTACCGGAAAATTTTTATCCAATGCCGAAGATGTTGAAAATTTGGTGGTGGGAATAAATCAAAATATGCCGGTTTATTTAAAACAAGTGGCTTCCATACAAGACGGACCTTCCACAGCTCGGAGTTATGTTTCGTTTGGCTATGGAAAAGCGAATGAAAAGTTTACCAATAAGCCAAGCGAATATCCTGCCGTTACTATTTCTGTTGGAAAAGTAAAAGGTGCCGATGCAATGAAAATATCGGATAAAATCCTTGAACGAGTTGAACAACTCAAAACTAATTTAATTCCCGATGATGTGCATGTGGAAGTTACTCGAAATTATGGGGAAACGGCTTCACACAAAGTAGGCGAGTTGTTATTGCATTTGGGTGTTGCCATCTTGGCTGTAACCATATTAGTGATGTTAGCCATGGGCTGGAGAGGCGGATTAGTAGTTTTCTTTTCCGTTCCGTTGACTTTTGCACTGACTTTATTCAGTTATTATTTATTAGGTTATACGTTGAATAGAATTACGCTTTTTGCCCTTGTTTTTGTGGTAGGAATTGTGGTCGACGACAGTATCATCATTGCCGAAAACATGCACCGCCATTTCAAAATGAAGCGATTACCATTTAAACAAGCTGCCATTTATGCGATAAATGAAGTAGGAAACCCAACCATTTTAGCCACATTCACCGTCATTGCGGCGATTCTTCCGATGGCTTTTGTATCCGGAATGATGGGACCTTATATGAGTCCGATGCCGATTGGAGCTTCCATTGCCATGATTTTATCGTTGTTTGTGGCATTAACTGTGACACCTTATTTAGGTTATCATTTATTAAGAGAAAAAGATGAACAAGAACACAAAGAAGAACAAGGTTTAGAAACTTCTCGTATTTATAAAATTTACAACAAATTAGAGCGTCCGTTTTTAGAAAGTTCTAAGAAAAGAATGGTGATGTTGGGAATTACAACGGTATTGCTAATCGGCTCGGTATTGATGTTTTTTACCAAATCGGTGGCCGTGAAAATGTTGCCTTTTGATAATAAAAATGAATTTCAGGTGGTCATTGATATGCCGGAAGGAACCACCTTGGAAAGAACAGCAGCCGTTACTAAAGAAATTGCTCAGTATTTGTCAACTGTGCCGGAAGTTGTAGATTATCAAAATTATATTGGAGCTTCTGCACCGATAACATTCAACGGATTAGTGCGTCATTACGATTTGCGTGGCGGAAGCAATATGGCCGATATTCAAGTGAATTTATTACACAAAGAAGACCGTGATTTACAAAGTCATGACATTGCCAAAATCGTTCGTCCGGAAGTGCAAAAAATTGCCAAAAAATATGGTGCGAATGTAAAAATAATTGAAGTTCCACCCGGACCACCTGTTCTTTCTACGTTGGTAGCAGAAATTTATGGACCTGATTATAAAGAGCAAATTAAAGTGGCTCATCACGTAAAAACCATCTTAGAAAACACTACTGATATTGTAGATATTGATTGGATGGTGGAAGATGCCCAAACCGAATATAAATTGGAAGTTGACAAAGAAAAAGCGATGCTGAACGGAATTGCTCCGCAACAAGTGGTGGGTAATTTAACGTATTTGTTACGTGAAATGCCTGTTTCCAATTTGTATGATGAACGTTCTAACAATCCGGTGGGTATTGTTTTATCACTAAGCGACCAAGATAAAACGTCGTTGCAAGACATTCAAAACCTAAAAATTAAAGGAGCACAGGGCAATGTCGTTCCGGTAAGCGATTTAGTAAAAGTGACCGAAAGTACTTTGCAAAACACTATTTACCGTAAAGATCAAAAAAGAGTGGTGTATGTAACAGCTGATATGGCGGGAGATTTAGAAAGTCCGGTATATGCCATTTTGGGAATGGAAGAAAAATTGAAACAAATTACGTTACCAAAAGGCTATTCTGTAAATGAATTATACATGGAACAACCTTCCGACGAAAGTAATTTCACCGTAAAATGGGATGGTGAATGGCAGATTACCTTAGAAGTTTTCCGTGATTTAGGTGTGGCTTTCTTAGTCGTAATTTTGGTAATTTATATGTTAATTGTAGGTTGGTTTCAAAACTTTAAAACGCCGATTGTGATGATGTTAGCCATTCCACTTTCGCTGGTTGGAATTGTGCTAGGTCATTGGTTGTTGGGAGCTTTCTTCACAGCCACATCTTTTATCGGAATGATTGCTTTGGCAGGAGTAATGGTGAGAAATTCCGTCTTATTAATCGACTTCATCGAAATTAGATTAAACGACGGAATAGAACTAAAACAAGCCATCATTGAAGCAGGAGCTGTTCGAACCACACCAATTTTACTAACCACAGGAGCTGTTGTAATTGGAGCATCGATTATCCTATTTGACCCTATTTTCCAAGGATTAGCGATTTCATTAGTAGCCGGAGCAATTGTTTCTACGTTGTTAACTTTAATTGTAGTTCCGTTGATTTATTACATCACCGAACGCAAAAAATGGCAGAAGAATAGTGATTAG
- a CDS encoding YgaP family membrane protein, with the protein MKNRIVRGIAGTFILTSILLAIYLNINWLWFTAFVGANLLQSSLTKWCLMDDILTKVFKVKD; encoded by the coding sequence ATGAAAAACAGAATCGTACGCGGTATAGCAGGAACATTTATCCTCACCAGCATTTTATTAGCCATTTATTTAAACATCAATTGGTTATGGTTCACTGCATTTGTGGGAGCCAATTTGCTACAATCATCGTTAACAAAATGGTGTTTGATGGATGATATTTTAACCAAAGTATTTAAGGTAAAAGACTAA